The Solanum dulcamara chromosome 2, daSolDulc1.2, whole genome shotgun sequence region AGATTCTTTAGAAGACATTAAATCCCAATGAACATACTCATTTTCATCATAGCTAGGTAAATCTAGCTTCCCCTGTTTTTCATTTACCAAATCAAAGTAGACAATTTTCGAGTTATCGACGTTGAAATCGCAATGTGGGCGCGAATCCCAATGAATAATACCATTCAAAAGAACGCCAGAATTGCTATAAACATAACCATTAACAAACGCTTTAATTCTTTTCCAAGAATTAGTCTTTAAACTATAAACCTTAAACTCATTATTACCAATATTCTTGATTTTAGAACTATAGACTAAAACCAATTTATAATCATCATTGAACTCATCATAACCAAAACCATACGTACAACAATAATCTTGATTCATAAAAACAGGTTCTTTTGGAAGTTTTTTCCATTTTCTAGTAGAGGGGTTCcataaaataagtgaattttctACTGATAAACAGATCAACCCATCACAAGAACCGATAAAGCGCGTAAGACAACAAGGGGATTTTACAAGATAATTAAGATCAACACGGACGAAAGTTTTAGAAAGAGCTGGAAAAAgggtatatatttttttagataaATTTTGGTTAGGGGTTGATAAAAGGAGTTTTGGGGGGATATTTTTGTGGTTGTTTCTTGAAAAAATGAGATGAGTATTGACGAACTGGGGAGATGATAGTAAAGAAAGCCAGGATTTCGAAACAGTCTTGAATTTGATGATGGATTTGACAGGTAATCTTAGGAGAATTTCAAAGATAACTTCAATTGGGAGATAAGACATTTGTTGGGACATTTTTTATATGAGTTGGTGACTCTCATTGAGAAACCTACTAAGGTATTTATAATGGAGGGATGATTACGGCATATTTGTCCATAGGCAAAATCGGACATGTAATTATTGGAATGATTGTTATGCGTTCCAAGAAAAAATTGGACTACAAGGATTATTATGTTCAATCTTATCTTTCTGTAAGAATCTATTtttatagttttagtttttgatCATATTACAATACTTTTATCAGTTATATCTAAACTTacctttattatattatatcatattattttattttataatataatgtttggatatattttttcattttcgaTGTTTTATAATGTCATGGATCAATTATCTGaagaataaatttataatattatgtgCAATTAGAGAATAGAGTAGGTAGTAGAGATAAGTATGCACTTTAATAAAAGTACTcgaaatttaaaataagttattaACATATTTCACAAGAAAATATGCTCATAAACCTTTtacaaattattaaaatatttttaaaaaatttaacacACTATAAAATAGTTAATTATTATAAGATCATTTTATGCCTCAATcaacttttgaattttaaacAGATTAGATGaatgttaaattattattttttgtaacctatttaaatttaaaaagtcaAATCATTCCAACTAACCCCATAAATTACCatgtgatataatttttttggtcagaattttcttatattcctATTTTTAATGGAATTGCAGAACGCCAGgctttttctttttaacaaaaaatgatacttttaataataataatattcaaataATTAAACTCATTGCATATATTTAACTCTTCCAGAGTATCCAGGCACACCATACAATCATTCATAAAAGTAAATTATGAAATTTGTTTTTTCTGCTTATGTTAtggaaattattatttttttactttcaatTTATATCAGTGTTTGactgtaaaaattataaaacttaTTATTTATGATAAGCCATAAATTTTGTATTACTTTAAAATATCTTATTAGAGGTGAAACAAAAAgtttaaaatgaaattttttattttttattttttaaataaaagtttgACATTGACATACactaaaataaatttcttaaaagaGTCGACCTTTTTTATCAGCACACCTTCCTGACGCCCTCATGGACGTCACATAATTGATGACATGCAAAATTAGACAATAattggatttttattttattttttgccaaaaagttaccaaaaatcaaaattaatcgACCTAATTTATGTTTACCCGTAAATCAGTGTATCAAAATAACAATTGAATTTATAATGAAAGTTTAAGGGTCCATAAATTATAATGACCAAATAACGCGTTCTTGATGCTAATTGAAATGCCAATGAACATAATGAGAAATAATAGACAAGAATAACAACCAACATGAGTTGTGGTGAAGTGATGACACTATTTCACCCTTAATTAGAGTCTTGAGTTCGAGccctgaaaataaaaaaaattatgttgaaaGCGTCACCCCAAATGGGCCCTACAATGCGCAATTCAAATTTAGTTGAGGCTCCACATACTCTGAACATcgagtgaaaaataaaaaaataaagattagaATAACAAATTAACAGATAATAAGTAAAAGAGGTCAAATGAATTTTATTAAGTAGTCTTTGATGGGATTGTCAAGCAATTTCTCTGTACAATATTTATAATCTTGACTATTAATTAAGAGTATGCAAAAATCGAATCGATCGACAAATCGAATCGAAAAAAATGCTATTAGTTTATTACTATTGGGTTATTAAATTAACGGATTTTAAttgatttcataaaaaaatttatcgAGTTATCGGTTCGATATTGGttttaatattgggttattgggtaaacTGATAACCCACTAAAGCTATAGTAATTTACTACATTATTcctacataaatattaaatattaatatcagtACCTTATAGGTTGTTATTTTTGTCCTTTAGCCTTTAATTCACATTATTATTTTAGTTCTTTAATTTGTCTTGCACTTGTATATTTCTTTTCATGTTAGTTACTAGTGTTTCTATTTTATTAGCATTatgtaaagttatattattgttCTGT contains the following coding sequences:
- the LOC129878304 gene encoding F-box/kelch-repeat protein At3g23880-like, with translation MSQQMSYLPIEVIFEILLRLPVKSIIKFKTVSKSWLSLLSSPQFVNTHLIFSRNNHKNIPPKLLLSTPNQNLSKKIYTLFPALSKTFVRVDLNYLVKSPCCLTRFIGSCDGLICLSVENSLILWNPSTRKWKKLPKEPVFMNQDYCCTYGFGYDEFNDDYKLVLVYSSKIKNIGNNEFKVYSLKTNSWKRIKAFVNGYVYSNSGVLLNGIIHWDSRPHCDFNVDNSKIVYFDLVNEKQGKLDLPSYDENEYVHWDLMSSKESLFGFCHCECQGAVDIWIMKEYGVKESWNKFASVPYYVVPGIFYSPLFMNEDGEVLLRDGERLVLFNIRKNIYKDLQIHILDNTRRRIDMVTYNESLVSPVF